The following DNA comes from Myxococcales bacterium.
ATCTCCGCGTCCTGCCAGCCGTCGCACACCAGACCGCCGTTCTGCTTGCAATCGTCGAGCACCGCCGCCGCGTCGATGCTCGCACCGGCGACCCGGAGCGCGGTGAACCCCCCAAAGCTGTGACCGGCCACGCCCAGGTGGGCCGTGTCGACCGCGCCCGACAGCGGGTCCGTCGCATTGGCGGAGCGCGCGAGCAGCGCGTCGAGCGCTCGCGAGACATCTCCCGGGCGGAGCGCAGCGGCCTTGGCCGCCGGGATGGCGTTGCCCTGGTTGATTTGCTCCGCAAACGTGTTGCCGACGTGGTCCGGCGCCGCCACCACGAAGCCGTGGCTCGCGAGGAACTCCGTCAGGTACACACTCTGGATCCGCGTCCCGCCGTTGCCGTGAGAGAAGAGCACGGTCGGGTAGGGCGCTCCGCGTCGGTCGAGCTTCGCATCCCGCCGCGCGCCTCGGGGCGAGTCGATGCGGGTCAGCTCGAGCACGCCGACTTTGAGCACGTATTGTTCCGGCTCACCACCGGCGCCGGCGGGATACCAGATCTCGATCGGTAGTGTGCGTCCGGCGCTCGTTACTTGGATGGTCGTGACACCGATGCGGTAGGGGCCCGGGCCGTCCGGGGCGCGGGCTGAGGGCGGTGCATCGAGCGCGCGCTCCTCGTCAGCGCAGCCGGTGAGCGCGGCGGCAGACAACAAATACAGAAGCGCCCGCATCACACCAGGATAGCGCGTGACGCGGGCGCCGGCTGTCGACTCGGGAGCCGGCCGGCGGGCGCTCAGACCCTGCCGGCTGCTCGCGACGTTCACTTGCTCTTCTGCGTGATCATCAGCTGCACGCGGCGATTGCGTGCGCGATTGGCCGGGGACACGTTGGGAACCAGGGGTTTGTCCTGGCCATATCCCTTGGCCTCGAGCCGGCCTCCGTCCACGCCCAGCTTCATCAGGTTGTCGCGCACCGCGTCGGCGCGCTGCTGGCTGAGGCGCTGGTTGTACACCGGCGAGCCGGTGTTGTCCGTGTGCCCCTGGATCTCCAGCTTGGCGATCTCCGCGCGATTCTTGAGCACGTCGGCGATCTCTTCGAGCAGCGCAGCCGAGTCCGGCTCAATCGTGGCTGCGTCGTGGGCAAAGTGGACCTGCTTCTTCAGCTTCAGCTCGTTGGCTGCGACCGTGACGTTCGGCGCCTTCGGCCGTTTGTTCAGCGAGATGGTCGCCTTCAGGTCTTCCTGGGGTTTGACCTCGAGCTCGGTCACGCTGGTGAAGTACCCCTGGGCGGTGACCGTGATCTTGGCTGCACCCGGCGGCACGTTCTCGAAGCGGAAGGCGCCGGAGCCGTCCGCTGCTAGCTCCAGCTCACGGTTGAGCATGTCCGTGATCTTCACGCTCGCGTTGGCGATGGGCTGCTGATTGTCGCCATCGACCAGTCCGCCGACGATGTTGCCCACCTTGGGCAGCGCCTCGAGCTCGCAGTTCATCGGCGTGACCGGTTGCTGGCCCATTGCGGGCGCGGGCGCCATTCCGGGCTGACCCATGCCGGGTTGCCCCATTCCGGGCTGACCCATGCCGGGCTGACCCATGCCGGGCTGACCCATGGCCGGAGCGCCCGGGTAACCCATCGGGGCTGCCATGGCGATCGTCGCCTGGCACTGGCCGTCGCGGTACCCGTCGGCCTTCACCGTGAAGGTGTAGGTGCCCGGCTCGAGGTTGATGGTGCGGAAGCTGCCGTCGTCGCTGCTGACCATGCCGCTCATGGCGCGCCCGTCGAAGCGGATGATGGCGTTTGCCACGGGGGTGTTCGCGCCCTTCTCGACCACGTGGCCCAGGATGTAGCGGTCTTGCGATGGCGCAGCCATTGGCGCCTTGTCCACCTGGACCTCCTTGATGATCGGCGGCTCCTTCTTGGTGTCCGCCGCCCAACCGAGGCCGAGGTAGAGCGTCCACGGCGACTCCGGTGCCACTTCTTGAATGAACTTGGACGTGGCTCCGGTGCCGATATCGAAACCAGCCAGGAGGCTCAGCCCGTCGATTCCCGGATAGGCCCGCGCTCCCAGCGTCACGCGGGAGGGCGACGAGGAGAAACCTGCGTCGTTGCCGAGGCAGCCGTCGCCGACTTCTTTCCGACTCTCGTTGCAGGTGTAGTTCTGCCGGTTCATCGGCACGTCGATGGTCCACTCGGCAAACGGGTGGATGTAGTCGAACATGCCCTCGAGCCCGAGCCCGATCTGGAAGCTGTCGACGCGGTTGATGTCCAGACCGTAGCGCTCGATGCGCGTAATCTTCTGACCCTTGCGCGCGCTCTCGGTGTCGCCGACCAGCTCGCCGGAGTTGTCGAACAGGTAACCCACGTTGGCGTTGAAGCGCAGCGGTACGCGGTCGTCGGGGTTGGTTCGGTTGTTCAGATCCGCCGTTGCGAGAGCGCGAATTGCGTAGCTGGTGCCGGAGCCGTCGAGCCCAACACCGCCGGTCCCGTTCAAGAGCCAGAGCTGCAGCTCTCCGCCGACGGAGAAGATGGAGTCGGGAGAATAGGGTAGAAATCCCTTCAACCCGAGGTTGGTGTCCCCAAGCACTTGGAGCAGTCGAGGCCGGCTCTGGTCGTTCTCCGTCGCCGATGCGTGGAAGCCCATGTAGGCCTCCAGGAACGGGAACAGGGTCGCGTTCATGCTCAGGTGCGCGCCGATGCGCGTGACCTCGTCGTCGCTCTTACCCTCGGGATTGGCGGCGACGTTGTAGTTGCACTGGCCGCCACCGCACAGGAAGTCCGAGCCTTTGAAGTAGCTGGTGATGAAACCAACGCGCAGCGAACCGGGTGCACCGGAGCCGGCGTACGACGTGTGCAAGAGGCCCGTCGACCCCTTGAGGTTGTTCTGAATCATCAGCGACGTGTGTCGCCACTGCCGCTCCGTCTCGGGATCCATCTCGGTGCTGCCACCGCCGGTCGTGGCGCCGCCCGATTGCATGCCGCCGCCGAGCGACCAGCTGGCGTTGCCGCTGGCGCCCGCTGCGTTGGGATCGCCGGCGGGTGCGCCGGCCGCGGGCGGGGCGCCCCAGCCCGGCTGTGCCGCGGGTGGGGGAGCCTCGGTGCCAGGCGCACCGGGCACGCCGGGCCCGGGTGCAGGAGCTGGCTCAGGCTGACCGCCGGGTGGAGGCGGCAGCGGCTGCTGCGCGAGCACCGCTGACGACAGAGTGAGCGAGGCAAGCAAGGACAGTGAGGCAAGACCGGAGCTTTTCATTTTCCCTCGTTGGTCCACGCGGCTGGGCGAGCCCGTTTACTCGCTCCTCAACCACAATCGGGCGCCGTTTTAACACCCTTTGTCGCGGCTCCGAAATGCGCGATTTCGTTCGGCTCGTCGCGGCCTGGGCTGGGTCCGCATCAGTGCAATTCGCCCCGAACCCGCGTCCCCGTGATTTTCCAAGGGAATCTAGCTAGTTGGACTGAGCGAGCGGGGACGATAAGCTGCTGCGATCTTGAGTGACGTACTGATCGGAGTCAGGAACCTTCGGAAGGTCTTCCGCCAGGGCCTCTCGCGCCGGCGCGTCGAGGCCGTGAAGCAGGTCAGCTTCGAGGTTCGGCGCGGCGACATCTTCGGCTTCCTCGGACCGAACGGCGCCGGCAAGACCACCACCATCAAGATGCTGGCCGGCCTCATCACGCCGTCGTCGGGCGATGCGCACATCTTCGGTCACGCGATCCCGAGCCCGAAAGCGATGGAGCGGGTCGGGTTCATGCCGGAAAATCCGTACGTCTACCCGTACCTGACCCCCATCGAGTTCGTCGAGATGTGTGCGCGCCTCTCCGGGCTCACCGGCGGAGCCGTTCGCGACCGCTCGCAGAAGGTCCTCGAACAAGTCGGCATCTGGTACGCGGCGGACCGACCGGTGCGCCGCCTCTCGAAGGGAATGCTCCAGCGCACGGGTCTGGCCGCGGCGTTGGTCGCCGATCCGGAGCTCTTGATCTTGGACGAGCCGATGAGTGGCCTCGACCCAGTTGGCCGCAAGGAGGTTCGCGACCTCATCCTGGAGGAGCGCAAGGCCGGTCGCACGATCTTCTTCTCCACGCACATCTTGAGCGACGTCGAGACGCTGTGTGATCACGTGACGATTCTGCGCCAAGGCAACGTGGTGGTGAGTGGCCGATTGAGTGAGTTGTTGAAGAGTGACGTCAAACGCACCGACGTGGTGGTGGTCGGTGCCGACGAGGCGGTCGAGGCGGAGGTGCGCGCGCTGGGTCACGCCTGCCGCCGCGCTGCAGACCGTTTGATCATCGAGGTGGAAGGGGAGCGGCGGGTGAACGATCTGCTGCGCCTGGTCCTTGGCAAGGACCTGCCCGTGGTGGAGGTGACACCCCGGCACGAGACCTTGGAGGACCTGTTCGTGCGCGAGGCGATCGACGAAAGCAGCGCCGAAAAGCACGCCGAGCCGGACGCAAATTCGGCGGCGTGAGCCGATCTAGGCCATCGGTTATGCTGTGGGGATGCGCACGTCCACTCGGCTGACACTGGCTGTAGGTCTGGGGTTGCTGATCGCAACGGCTTGCCTGGATCTGGGCAGCTCGGACGAGGCGCCGGCGGGCGGCGGTGGTGGCGGCGGAGGTAACGGCGGCTCCTCGGTTGGCGACGGCAGCTGGCCCGACGGCGCGGGCGGCACCGCTGCGTCGGGCGGTGGCGGCGCGACCGGCGGTGGCGGTACGGCCGGCGGTGGCGCTGCGCCGGGTGGCGGCGGCACGCCGAGCGGCGGCGGCACGACGAGCGGCGGCGGCGGCACGCCGAGCGGCGGCGGCGGCACGACGAGCGGTGGCGGCGGCACGCCGAGCGGTGGCGGCGGCACAACGAGTGGCGGCGGCACGACGAGCGGTGGCGGCGGCACGACGGGAACCGGCGGCACGCCGAGCTGGACGCTGTACGCCTTCAACTGGGGCAACGGTACCTGGTCAGTGCCCACGGCGCTCGACCTCGTCTGGACTGGAACGAATGCGCCACCGGCGACGGGCATCGCGGCGGTGGCTCAGCTCGAACACTTCGACCGCCTGCTCGTGTTCACCGAGGCCGGGAAGGTCCACGTGCGCAAGGGAGCGACGTGGCAGCCTGCGGTTTCGACGACCACCAAGTTCCCAGCGCTGGTGGGGCTGACTCTCGGGTCGGTGTATCACCTCGCGTCGGCGCCCGGTAAGCCACTGGGCGAGAGTCTCACCTTCGTCGCGAATCCAACCGCGGTGCTCTACGACTACAACGCCGACGACAGCGTCGCGTTCAACGTCAAGGTGACGATGAGCGACGAAGCCGCGCCGGGCCCGCCGCAGAAGACGGGCACGATCTTGTGGGACTTCGAGGTGCGCGACCCATCGCTGATCGGCACGGCCAACTACTTCCTCGGCTACTACGGCTATTCGAACGGCACGGTCTACCAGCTGGACGCGGCGGCGGCGTGGAAGTCCTGGCCCGCGGCGTCGGCGCCGTTCTTCGCCGGCAAGGCCAACGCGCCGACGTCTACCAAGCTGCGTGCCGCTTGGTTCGACGTCAAACAGAACCGCGCGTACTTCGTCGGGCCGGGTTAGGCGCCGGCGCGCCGTCCGGGTCCTGCCGACGCGCGCTCAGCCGCGTCGTTTCCCGAGCACGGCCTTGACCGTGGTTAGATCCGCCTTGCCCAGCTCGCGGCTGACGAGCAGCAGCGCGACGTACACGACACCCAGCGCGGCCGCGTAGCCGATCGTCACGACCTTGCCGGCGTGCGGGAGAGAGCGCCCCAGCGTGATCGTCAGCGCCATCGCACCGACCACCCGCACGATCGAGGCGATGGGAGCCACGGCACCCGCCGTGCGCAGGACCAGGATGCCGGCGCCCAACGTCGCGAGCACCAGCCCGCTGGTCGTTGCGAACGCGGTGCGCCAGAGCAGCTCGGCGCCGAAGTCCGTGCCGCGCACCCGGGCGAAACACAGGACGACCACCAGCACGAACGCAACCAGCGTGATGGTCATGCTGGCGATCTCGCGTTTCAAGCTGTTCAGTACCGTGGTCAAGATGCCGAAGATCGCGAACGCGCCGAACCCCAGCGTCAACAGCTGCATCGAACGCGCGCCGAGCTCGGCGGCCTGAGCCGGGAACACCACGCGCAGCAGCGGTCCCGCCAGCCCCGACGTCACACTCACCATCAGGCCCATGAGCACGAGGGCGAGGCGAAGCCCGGCGCGCACGTAGCGCGCGACCGCGTGGCGATCCCCGTCCCGGTGCGCCGTGGCGAGCATCGGAAATAGAATGAAGGTCACGGCCAGGAGCAGCTGGTACGGCAGGAAGCTGAAGAGCTGTGTCGCGCGATAGGCACCCACGATCGGGTCCGCGGCCTCTGGCCCGAGCCCCGCTGCGAGCGCCGATTCGGCGGCGAACGCCCGGAGCAGGGTCAGGTCCGCTTGCAACAGCAGATTCAAGAGCGTCTGCCCGAGCAAGAGCGGCGCGATGAACGCGAGGTGCTGGCGGACACTGGGACCGCCAGCACCCGCCTTGCCAATCCCGACGAGGCCGAGCGCAACCAGAAGGATGACGGCTGACGCGCCGACGAACCCTGCGCTCGCCCCCGCGACCTTGCTGCCGAACGGCGAGGCCAGGAGCAGCGCGCCCGTGACGAGGGCCACGGTTCGAACGGTAGCGTAGACCATGTCGAGGCCCGCCTGCCATACGAAGCGCTTCTGACCATTCAGCACGCCGATCAGCGGCGTGTACAGGCTGTAGAGCAGCACCACACCGCTCACGATGCGCAAGGCCGGGATCAGATGCGGTGCTCCGGTCGCTTCACCGATGGGACGCGCGAGCAGGAAAAATCCGAGACCGAGCGGCAGCGCAAAAGCGGCGTGCACGCCGAGCGTGCGGCGGATGGCCTGGGGCTGTTCCTGGTCGGGTGACTGCGCGACGGCGCGACTCACACCTTGGATGCTGGTGGAGACGATGGGGTTGTAGGCGATGCTCGAGATGCTGAGCACGCTCGACAGCGCACCGTAGCCGTCGAGGCCGAGCACCCGCGGCAGAATGACTTGCTGCACCAGCCCGACCAGGATGAAGTAGATCTTCGCGGAGGCGACAGCGAGGCCGCCGCGTCCTGCGGCGCGCGTGACCTCCGCCTGGCTCGGGGCATTCGAGTCGGTGGGCGGAGTCGGCGCTTGGCTTTCGGTCTCGGTCGTCACGGGTCCTTGCGCCTTGTCACCCGCGCATCGTGTCCGGGTCAATTTCTTGTGCGGCGGCGGGATTTTCAACGTCGATTGCGCGCGGGGGCCGCTTCCACGACTATGGGACAATGCTCAGATCCGTACGCCTCGGGGGGCTCGTCGGCTGCGTGATGCTCGGGGCCTGCGGGCAGCTGCTCGGTTATGACGACGTCGAGTTCGGCGCCACGGGCGGCGCCAAGCCTGGCAGCGGCGGCATGGCTGGTGCGGCGACCGGTGGTGTCGGCGGTGGCAGCGGCGGCTCGTTGGGCGGGGCACCGAGTGGTGGCGCGGCCGGTTCGCTGGGAGGTGCGGCGAGCGGTGGGGCAGCCGGCGCGGGCGGGACCACGTCGAGCGGTGGCACGACTGCGACCGGTGGCACGACGTCGAGCGGTGGCACGACTGCGACCGGTGGCACGACGTCGAGCGGTGGCACGACTGCGACCGGTGGAAGCGGAGGCATCACAGGGTCTGGTGGAACGACGTCGACGGGTGGGACGACGTCGACGGGTGGAACGACGTCGACGGGCGGGACGACGTCGACGGGCGGGACGACGTCGACGGGTGGAACGACGTCGACGGGTGGGACTGGAGGCACTTGCACGGGCGGCGTCGTGGAAAAGACTGTCGCGGCGGCCGGCTCACCCGGAGGCACACCGATGTACGGCGCGGTGATGCCGAGTGGTGACACGGCGATCGCGTGGGCGAACGGCGGCAACATCTACGTGACACGGGTGAACGCCGCCGGCACGAAGCTGGGCGCAGACTACAGCGCACCGGGCCTGCATGTGCACGGTTTCACGGCCACGAACGACGGCTACGCAATGCTCGTCGCGCGCGGCACGGACAACCTGTATTTCGTCAAGCTCACGACCAGCGGCAGCATCGCCTCGGAGAAGATGCTGACCGGCTCGTGCAACCACGCGACCGTTGGCTGCGAGTGGTACGACTACAACGGGTCGTTCTTTGCTGACGGCGGGCGGCTGCACTTCACCGGCGGCGCGTACACGGCCTACTTCCCGATTTATCGACGCTGGCCCGACAACATCGCCCACACGGGCGACACGCTCCGCAACCTGGATCTCACGGGCACGGCGACCGCGGGGGGATGGAGCTGGGGGTGCAGTCATTCCCTCGACGTACGGCTCGCTCAGAGTGGTGCGACCGTAGGTCCGGTTTGTCTCTCGGACTGTTACGCGCAGAAGGCGATCTTG
Coding sequences within:
- a CDS encoding carboxypeptidase regulatory-like domain-containing protein, which gives rise to MKSSGLASLSLLASLTLSSAVLAQQPLPPPPGGQPEPAPAPGPGVPGAPGTEAPPPAAQPGWGAPPAAGAPAGDPNAAGASGNASWSLGGGMQSGGATTGGGSTEMDPETERQWRHTSLMIQNNLKGSTGLLHTSYAGSGAPGSLRVGFITSYFKGSDFLCGGGQCNYNVAANPEGKSDDEVTRIGAHLSMNATLFPFLEAYMGFHASATENDQSRPRLLQVLGDTNLGLKGFLPYSPDSIFSVGGELQLWLLNGTGGVGLDGSGTSYAIRALATADLNNRTNPDDRVPLRFNANVGYLFDNSGELVGDTESARKGQKITRIERYGLDINRVDSFQIGLGLEGMFDYIHPFAEWTIDVPMNRQNYTCNESRKEVGDGCLGNDAGFSSSPSRVTLGARAYPGIDGLSLLAGFDIGTGATSKFIQEVAPESPWTLYLGLGWAADTKKEPPIIKEVQVDKAPMAAPSQDRYILGHVVEKGANTPVANAIIRFDGRAMSGMVSSDDGSFRTINLEPGTYTFTVKADGYRDGQCQATIAMAAPMGYPGAPAMGQPGMGQPGMGQPGMGQPGMGQPGMAPAPAMGQQPVTPMNCELEALPKVGNIVGGLVDGDNQQPIANASVKITDMLNRELELAADGSGAFRFENVPPGAAKITVTAQGYFTSVTELEVKPQEDLKATISLNKRPKAPNVTVAANELKLKKQVHFAHDAATIEPDSAALLEEIADVLKNRAEIAKLEIQGHTDNTGSPVYNQRLSQQRADAVRDNLMKLGVDGGRLEAKGYGQDKPLVPNVSPANRARNRRVQLMITQKSK
- a CDS encoding oligosaccharide flippase family protein, producing the protein MTTETESQAPTPPTDSNAPSQAEVTRAAGRGGLAVASAKIYFILVGLVQQVILPRVLGLDGYGALSSVLSISSIAYNPIVSTSIQGVSRAVAQSPDQEQPQAIRRTLGVHAAFALPLGLGFFLLARPIGEATGAPHLIPALRIVSGVVLLYSLYTPLIGVLNGQKRFVWQAGLDMVYATVRTVALVTGALLLASPFGSKVAGASAGFVGASAVILLVALGLVGIGKAGAGGPSVRQHLAFIAPLLLGQTLLNLLLQADLTLLRAFAAESALAAGLGPEAADPIVGAYRATQLFSFLPYQLLLAVTFILFPMLATAHRDGDRHAVARYVRAGLRLALVLMGLMVSVTSGLAGPLLRVVFPAQAAELGARSMQLLTLGFGAFAIFGILTTVLNSLKREIASMTITLVAFVLVVVLCFARVRGTDFGAELLWRTAFATTSGLVLATLGAGILVLRTAGAVAPIASIVRVVGAMALTITLGRSLPHAGKVVTIGYAAALGVVYVALLLVSRELGKADLTTVKAVLGKRRG
- a CDS encoding ABC transporter ATP-binding protein — its product is MLSDVLIGVRNLRKVFRQGLSRRRVEAVKQVSFEVRRGDIFGFLGPNGAGKTTTIKMLAGLITPSSGDAHIFGHAIPSPKAMERVGFMPENPYVYPYLTPIEFVEMCARLSGLTGGAVRDRSQKVLEQVGIWYAADRPVRRLSKGMLQRTGLAAALVADPELLILDEPMSGLDPVGRKEVRDLILEERKAGRTIFFSTHILSDVETLCDHVTILRQGNVVVSGRLSELLKSDVKRTDVVVVGADEAVEAEVRALGHACRRAADRLIIEVEGERRVNDLLRLVLGKDLPVVEVTPRHETLEDLFVREAIDESSAEKHAEPDANSAA